In uncultured Devosia sp., a genomic segment contains:
- a CDS encoding VOC family protein: MALLLDTEETIMLKDKDSAAIVATSDMDHARDFYANKLGLEIIEDGDAVMEFRTGKTTLVVYRSDFAGTNQANAVVWGVGQDIEAIVADLAGKGVTFEHYPDMDYKDGIHRDGNFRMVWFKDPDGNILHLNSM; this comes from the coding sequence TTGGCGTTGCTCCTCGACACAGAGGAGACGATCATGCTCAAGGACAAGGATTCCGCCGCCATCGTCGCGACCAGCGACATGGATCATGCCCGCGATTTCTACGCCAACAAGCTCGGCCTCGAAATCATCGAGGATGGCGACGCCGTCATGGAATTCCGCACCGGCAAGACGACGCTGGTCGTCTATCGTTCCGACTTCGCCGGCACCAATCAGGCCAATGCCGTCGTCTGGGGTGTCGGACAGGATATCGAAGCCATCGTCGCCGATCTGGCCGGAAAAGGCGTGACCTTCGAGCACTACCCCGACATGGACTACAAGGACGGCATCCATCGCGACGGCAATTTCCGCATGGTCTGGTTCAAGGACCCCGACGGCAATATCCTGCATCTGAACAGCATGTAG
- a CDS encoding pyrimidine 5'-nucleotidase produces MTPPRSLSHITDWVFDLDNTLYPRTCNLFAQIDIRITNYVMDLTQLDFDAARVLQKTYYRDFGTTLNGLMHQHKVDPDHFLNTVHAIDYSPVDAHPDLVDAIRALPGRKFILTNGDVSHARSVLKRLGGDDIFEHVHDIRAMTYVPKPHREAYDGFFALHDIDPRKAVMFDDLEKNLVVPHDVGMSTVHVVAGEDYAHEQIDAWEMARATGPHVHHITDDLAKFLRERP; encoded by the coding sequence ATGACGCCACCGCGCAGCCTCAGCCATATTACCGATTGGGTGTTCGATCTCGACAACACCCTTTATCCGCGCACCTGCAATCTGTTTGCGCAGATCGATATCCGCATCACCAATTACGTGATGGACCTGACCCAGCTCGATTTCGACGCTGCCAGGGTGCTGCAGAAGACCTATTACCGTGATTTCGGCACGACGCTGAACGGGCTGATGCACCAGCACAAGGTCGATCCCGACCATTTCCTCAATACGGTCCACGCCATCGACTATTCACCGGTCGATGCCCATCCGGACCTGGTCGATGCCATTCGCGCCCTGCCCGGCCGCAAGTTCATCCTGACCAATGGCGACGTGAGCCACGCCCGTTCGGTGCTGAAGCGCCTGGGTGGCGACGACATTTTCGAGCATGTGCACGACATCCGCGCCATGACCTATGTGCCCAAGCCGCATCGGGAAGCCTATGACGGGTTCTTTGCCCTGCATGATATCGATCCGCGCAAGGCGGTGATGTTCGACGACCTGGAAAAGAACCTCGTCGTGCCGCATGACGTGGGCATGTCGACGGTGCATGTCGTGGCAGGCGAGGATTATGCCCACGAGCAGATCGATGCCTGGGAAATGGCCCGCGCCACGGGCCCTCATGTGCATCACATCACCGATGACCTGGCAAAGTTTTTGCGCGAGCGGCCGTAG
- a CDS encoding substrate-binding domain-containing protein, producing the protein MRLTKLTAGLLAGCTMLASAGGAIAQDDPVKATMIIYLDPSVQFFNPVVKGAQDAAAAFNVDLDVQYANNDPVRQNDLIESAVATGVDGIAVAISSSDAFDDSICAAVDAGIVVIGFNNDDLEGADGNCRQAYVGMDEEASGYELGIRMIEAFDLKEGDTVFNPREIPEASFAVARGGGIERAMSEHGIKVETVRAGLDPAEAQNIMAQALIANPDIKAVFGTGSVTSTVGAGAIKDAGVDVPFGGFDLAVEIVNAVESGAMFATMDQQPYLQGYYPIAQIAMAKRYGLTPTDVDTGQGAFLNQERIGVVKPFIGTYR; encoded by the coding sequence ATGAGACTGACTAAACTGACGGCAGGCCTGCTCGCAGGCTGCACCATGCTGGCTTCGGCGGGGGGCGCCATCGCACAGGACGATCCGGTGAAAGCCACCATGATCATCTATCTTGATCCGAGCGTTCAGTTCTTCAATCCGGTGGTCAAGGGCGCGCAGGATGCCGCCGCTGCGTTCAACGTCGATCTCGACGTGCAATATGCCAATAATGACCCGGTCCGCCAGAACGACCTGATCGAGTCTGCGGTCGCAACGGGCGTTGACGGCATTGCCGTCGCCATCTCGTCCTCCGACGCCTTCGACGACAGCATCTGTGCCGCCGTAGACGCGGGCATTGTCGTCATCGGCTTCAACAATGACGATCTCGAAGGCGCCGATGGCAATTGCCGACAGGCCTATGTCGGCATGGATGAGGAAGCCTCGGGCTATGAGCTGGGCATCCGCATGATCGAGGCCTTCGATCTCAAGGAAGGCGACACCGTCTTCAACCCGCGCGAAATCCCCGAAGCCAGCTTTGCCGTGGCCCGTGGCGGCGGCATCGAGCGCGCCATGAGCGAGCATGGCATCAAGGTTGAAACCGTCCGTGCCGGTCTCGATCCGGCCGAAGCCCAGAACATCATGGCCCAGGCCCTGATCGCCAATCCCGACATCAAGGCCGTCTTCGGCACCGGTTCGGTGACCTCCACCGTCGGTGCAGGCGCCATCAAGGATGCTGGCGTCGACGTGCCCTTCGGCGGCTTCGATCTCGCGGTTGAAATCGTCAACGCCGTCGAAAGTGGCGCCATGTTTGCCACCATGGACCAGCAGCCCTACCTGCAGGGTTACTATCCGATCGCCCAGATCGCCATGGCCAAGCGCTACGGCCTGACCCCGACCGATGTCGATACCGGCCAGGGCGCCTTCCTCAATCAGGAACGCATCGGCGTGGTGAAGCCCTTCATCGGCACCTATCGCTAG
- a CDS encoding metalloregulator ArsR/SmtB family transcription factor — MTTPSDEQIAVIAETYRLLGDPTRLRVLLACLDEPIAVGDIAKVANASPSLVSHHLRLLRGARLVRGTRRNKQVFYETADAHIADMLNDMIEHAMEEHDETGETSDT; from the coding sequence GTGACCACGCCCAGCGACGAACAGATTGCCGTGATTGCCGAAACCTATCGCCTCCTGGGCGATCCCACGCGGCTGCGCGTCCTGCTGGCATGCCTCGACGAGCCGATCGCGGTTGGCGACATCGCTAAGGTGGCCAATGCCTCGCCGTCGCTGGTCAGCCATCACCTGCGCCTGTTGCGCGGGGCGCGGCTGGTGCGCGGAACACGGCGCAACAAGCAGGTGTTCTACGAGACGGCCGACGCGCATATTGCCGACATGCTCAACGACATGATCGAGCATGCCATGGAAGAGCACGACGAGACTGGCGAGACCAGCGACACCTAG
- a CDS encoding oxidoreductase, with translation MPFRALLSEKQADGKVTSSVQTLDDSNLPDGNVTVDVEWAGLNYKDGLCLTGTGGLVRDFPHVAGIDFAGTVRDSMDARYTAGDKVVLTGWRVGETHWGGYAERARVNGDWLVPLPDGLSARDAMVIGTAGLTAMLAIDKLEEAGLKPGNGDVLVTGAAGGVGTIAISLLHKLGYQVAALSGRPQHADALRALGATSIVDREEFLAQPERPLEPSRWTAVIDNVGGKVLSKAIKQVNYDGLVASIGMAGGVELDTNVLPFILRGISLFGIDSVMRPAGPRRAAWHRLGTLFDAKAYAGMVEEIGLEQLPDAAQRILAGEVKGRILVRPR, from the coding sequence ATGCCATTCCGCGCATTGCTGTCCGAGAAACAGGCCGACGGCAAGGTCACGTCCAGCGTCCAGACGCTTGACGATTCCAATCTGCCCGACGGCAATGTCACCGTCGACGTGGAATGGGCCGGCCTCAACTACAAGGACGGCCTCTGCCTCACCGGCACGGGCGGTCTGGTGCGCGATTTCCCCCATGTCGCAGGCATCGATTTTGCCGGCACCGTCCGTGACAGCATGGATGCGCGCTATACGGCGGGCGACAAGGTGGTCCTCACCGGTTGGCGCGTTGGCGAAACCCATTGGGGCGGCTATGCCGAGCGCGCTCGCGTCAACGGCGACTGGCTGGTGCCATTGCCCGATGGTCTCTCCGCCCGCGATGCCATGGTGATCGGCACCGCCGGCCTTACCGCCATGCTGGCGATCGACAAGCTGGAAGAAGCCGGATTGAAACCTGGCAATGGTGACGTGCTGGTCACCGGCGCTGCGGGTGGCGTGGGGACGATCGCCATTTCCCTGCTGCACAAGCTCGGCTACCAGGTCGCCGCTCTGTCCGGTCGCCCTCAGCATGCCGACGCCCTCCGAGCGCTGGGTGCCACGAGCATTGTCGACCGCGAGGAATTTCTTGCCCAACCCGAAAGGCCGCTCGAACCATCCCGCTGGACGGCGGTGATCGACAATGTCGGTGGCAAGGTGTTGAGCAAGGCAATCAAGCAGGTCAATTACGATGGCCTCGTGGCCAGCATCGGCATGGCTGGCGGGGTGGAACTCGACACCAATGTACTCCCCTTCATCCTGAGGGGGATAAGTCTCTTCGGAATCGACAGCGTCATGCGTCCGGCAGGCCCGCGACGAGCCGCCTGGCACCGCCTGGGCACGCTGTTCGACGCCAAGGCCTATGCCGGCATGGTCGAGGAGATCGGCCTCGAGCAACTGCCCGACGCGGCGCAGCGCATCCTCGCCGGCGAGGTCAAGGGCCGCATTCTGGTCCGCCCGCGTTAG
- a CDS encoding cation diffusion facilitator family transporter, with amino-acid sequence MSAGNERVVLIGFLLTAGFMFAEVIAGVLSGSLALIADAGHMLTDAAALLLAWAAFRFGRRASDSKRSFGYMRLEVVAGLINAVTLFILVGWIIYEAIQRFMTPHEVLAGPMFIVAVLGLVINVAVFLVLSRGDKDHVNIRGAMVHVLGDLLGSVAAIVAAITIWLTGWMPIDPILSVLVSLLVLRSAWKLFRNSLHILMEGTPGNVVVDDLSQALVAKVSGLKAIRHVHVWSITSGKPVATLEVVLEPGANAPAVTQAVKAALRADYEITHSTVEIVWDENAANCALAPDSLP; translated from the coding sequence GTGAGCGCGGGCAATGAGCGGGTGGTGCTGATCGGCTTCCTGCTCACGGCCGGCTTCATGTTTGCCGAGGTGATTGCTGGCGTGCTGTCGGGGTCGCTGGCGCTGATCGCCGATGCCGGCCACATGCTGACCGACGCGGCAGCGCTGCTGCTGGCTTGGGCCGCCTTCCGTTTCGGGCGTCGCGCCTCGGACAGCAAGCGCAGTTTTGGCTATATGCGGCTCGAGGTGGTGGCGGGCCTGATCAATGCGGTGACGCTGTTCATCCTGGTCGGCTGGATCATCTATGAAGCCATCCAGCGTTTCATGACGCCCCATGAAGTGCTGGCCGGGCCGATGTTTATCGTGGCCGTGCTGGGCTTGGTCATCAATGTGGCCGTCTTCCTCGTGCTGTCACGCGGCGACAAGGACCATGTCAATATCCGCGGCGCCATGGTGCATGTGCTGGGCGACCTGCTGGGCTCGGTGGCGGCGATCGTCGCGGCCATCACCATCTGGCTGACCGGCTGGATGCCGATCGATCCGATCCTCTCGGTCCTCGTCTCGCTGCTGGTGCTGCGCAGCGCCTGGAAGCTGTTCCGCAACTCGCTGCATATCCTGATGGAGGGCACACCGGGCAATGTGGTGGTCGATGACCTGAGCCAGGCGCTGGTCGCCAAGGTGTCGGGGCTCAAGGCGATCCGGCATGTGCATGTCTGGTCGATCACCTCGGGCAAGCCGGTGGCGACGCTCGAGGTGGTGCTGGAGCCAGGCGCCAATGCCCCCGCGGTGACGCAGGCGGTCAAGGCGGCGTTGCGCGCCGACTACGAGATCACCCATTCGACGGTCGAGATCGTCTGGGACGAGAATGCCGCCAATTGCGCCCTCGCCCCGGACAGCCTGCCTTAG
- a CDS encoding ABC transporter permease translates to MLATRAAPPRPTMGDRLHALLDMPAGAILLVFILVQLACILAGIFFADDFRYLSPANMGIMMRSVPVIGCLALGAGVLMIAGEFDLSIGSVYTLTAIIMAMLVGNGIDAFIAAPIGLLVGAAIGLLNGAITLRFNLPSFIVTLGGLLFWRGAVLLINGAVQVRFDPNPVFGALFGGTIFGINAAFIWFIGLCLIFWAMIHRHRFGNHVFATGGNRSAATAIGVNTGRIKLIAFSIAGFMAAFAGILATTRVGSVQPGQGAGLELQAIAACVIGGLSLRGGRGSILGVFLGVMLIFTITDVLLLLRAPGFYLDMFIATLIVVASIFNHGLDRRGASL, encoded by the coding sequence ATGCTCGCTACGCGCGCCGCTCCGCCCCGGCCAACCATGGGCGACAGGCTTCATGCCCTGCTCGACATGCCTGCGGGCGCCATTCTTCTGGTTTTCATCCTGGTGCAGCTCGCCTGCATTCTCGCCGGCATCTTCTTTGCCGATGACTTCCGCTATCTCTCGCCCGCCAACATGGGCATCATGATGCGCTCCGTCCCCGTCATCGGCTGCCTGGCGCTCGGCGCCGGTGTCTTGATGATAGCCGGCGAGTTCGATCTCTCCATTGGTTCGGTCTACACGCTCACCGCCATCATCATGGCCATGCTGGTCGGCAATGGCATTGACGCCTTCATCGCCGCGCCCATCGGCCTTCTGGTCGGCGCCGCCATTGGCCTGCTGAATGGCGCCATCACCCTGCGCTTCAATCTCCCCAGCTTCATCGTCACCCTGGGTGGCCTGCTGTTCTGGCGTGGTGCGGTGCTGCTCATCAACGGCGCCGTCCAGGTCCGTTTCGATCCCAACCCGGTCTTCGGCGCTCTGTTCGGTGGCACGATTTTCGGCATCAACGCGGCCTTCATCTGGTTCATCGGTCTCTGCCTGATCTTCTGGGCCATGATCCATCGCCATCGCTTCGGCAACCACGTCTTTGCCACCGGTGGCAATCGATCGGCGGCGACTGCCATTGGCGTCAACACCGGCCGCATCAAGCTTATCGCCTTTTCCATCGCCGGCTTCATGGCAGCCTTTGCCGGCATCCTTGCCACCACCCGCGTCGGCTCGGTCCAGCCGGGGCAGGGCGCAGGCCTTGAACTCCAGGCCATTGCCGCCTGCGTCATCGGCGGGCTCTCACTGCGCGGTGGCCGCGGCTCCATACTTGGTGTCTTCCTCGGCGTCATGCTGATCTTCACCATCACCGACGTACTGCTGCTGTTGCGCGCCCCGGGCTTCTATCTCGACATGTTCATCGCCACGCTGATCGTTGTGGCTTCGATCTTCAATCACGGCCTCGATCGCCGGGGGGCATCCCTATGA
- a CDS encoding ABC transporter ATP-binding protein: MTDLPGRRPPPTPDRAPTFRERLDNLRHLGRLVSQIWRTSPGLTSASIGLRLVASLQPVAVLYAAKLIVDEVVRLSGMTPPGASFADWWASGELNHILVLLCFELALVLANDFIARATGLVDSILSELHANQVSVELMAHAARLDLMHFESAEYQDRLERARRQAAGRNALLSQMFGQAQDIITVITLAAGLFVYAPWLILLLPLSFVPAIWGETRFNTLAYFMSRWRTPERRELEYIRYVGATPETAKEIKLFGLGDFLIARFKTLAHTIYVENRSLSTQRAAWGALFSAISSLTYYGAYGFIVWRTVTGDFTIGDLAFLSGSFLRLNGLFQKILLGFTAIAGQSMYLDDLFSFFEIEPTILSPVAPKPFPTPIREGIRFEDVGFRYPDTEGWAIRHLSFTLRAGETLALVGENGAGKTTIVKLLARLYDPDEGRITIDGVDLKALSVADIHAHIGVIFQDFIRYSFSARENIGVGRIADQNDMAQINQAAERSLADAVIAKLPEGYDQQLGRLFKKGRDLSGGEWQKVAIARAYMRDADLIILDEPTAALDAKAEAEVFSRFKSLATGKTAVIISHRFSTVRMADRILVLENGAILESGSHEELLALRGRYAELFELQAAGYR, from the coding sequence ATGACCGACCTTCCCGGGCGCCGCCCACCGCCGACGCCTGACCGCGCTCCCACCTTTCGCGAACGCCTCGACAACCTCCGCCATTTGGGTCGACTGGTGTCGCAGATCTGGCGCACCAGTCCGGGGCTGACTTCCGCCAGCATCGGCTTGCGCCTTGTCGCCTCGCTGCAGCCGGTGGCCGTACTCTATGCGGCCAAGCTGATCGTCGACGAGGTGGTGCGGTTGAGTGGGATGACACCTCCGGGCGCCAGCTTTGCCGACTGGTGGGCAAGCGGCGAGCTCAACCATATCCTCGTGCTGCTGTGTTTCGAGCTGGCGCTGGTGCTGGCCAATGACTTCATTGCCCGGGCCACCGGGCTGGTGGATTCCATCCTCTCCGAACTGCATGCCAATCAGGTCAGCGTCGAGCTGATGGCGCATGCTGCGCGGCTCGACCTGATGCATTTCGAATCCGCCGAATATCAGGATCGGCTGGAGCGGGCGCGGCGACAGGCAGCGGGGCGCAATGCGCTGCTCAGCCAGATGTTCGGACAGGCGCAGGATATCATTACCGTCATCACGCTGGCGGCGGGCCTCTTTGTCTATGCACCCTGGCTGATCCTCCTCTTGCCGCTGAGCTTCGTGCCCGCCATCTGGGGCGAGACGCGGTTCAATACGCTGGCCTATTTCATGAGCCGATGGCGCACGCCGGAGCGGCGCGAACTCGAATATATCCGCTATGTCGGGGCGACGCCCGAGACAGCCAAGGAGATCAAGCTGTTCGGGCTGGGCGATTTCCTGATTGCCCGCTTCAAGACGCTGGCCCATACGATCTATGTCGAGAACCGGTCGCTCTCGACGCAACGGGCGGCCTGGGGTGCGCTGTTTTCGGCGATCTCCTCGCTGACCTATTATGGCGCTTATGGCTTCATCGTCTGGCGGACGGTTACCGGCGATTTCACCATCGGTGACCTGGCGTTCCTCTCTGGCTCGTTCCTGCGGCTCAACGGGCTGTTCCAGAAAATCCTGCTCGGCTTCACCGCCATTGCAGGCCAGTCGATGTATCTCGATGACCTGTTCTCGTTTTTCGAGATCGAGCCGACCATATTGTCGCCGGTTGCGCCCAAGCCGTTCCCGACACCGATCCGCGAAGGCATCCGTTTCGAGGATGTCGGCTTTCGCTATCCCGATACCGAAGGCTGGGCGATAAGGCATCTGAGCTTTACGCTGAGAGCCGGCGAGACGCTGGCGCTGGTGGGCGAGAATGGCGCGGGCAAGACGACGATCGTCAAGCTCCTGGCCCGGCTCTACGACCCCGACGAAGGCCGCATCACCATTGATGGCGTGGACCTCAAGGCGCTTTCGGTGGCCGACATTCACGCCCATATCGGGGTGATCTTCCAGGATTTCATCCGCTACAGCTTTTCGGCCCGCGAGAATATCGGCGTCGGGCGGATCGCGGACCAGAATGACATGGCGCAGATCAACCAGGCGGCGGAGCGAAGCCTCGCCGATGCGGTGATTGCCAAGCTGCCCGAGGGCTATGACCAGCAGTTGGGCCGGCTGTTCAAGAAGGGTCGCGACCTCTCCGGCGGCGAATGGCAGAAGGTCGCCATTGCCCGGGCCTATATGCGCGATGCCGATCTGATCATCCTCGACGAACCCACCGCCGCACTCGATGCCAAGGCAGAGGCGGAGGTGTTTTCGCGGTTCAAGAGTCTTGCCACGGGCAAGACCGCCGTCATCATCTCGCATCGCTTCTCGACCGTGCGGATGGCCGACCGGATCCTCGTCCTCGAGAATGGCGCCATTCTCGAATCCGGTTCGCATGAGGAGCTGCTGGCGCTGCGTGGGCGCTATGCCGAACTGTTCGAGCTACAGGCGGCCGGTTATCGCTAA
- the ilvA gene encoding threonine ammonia-lyase, biosynthetic, producing the protein MQDYVRRILTSSVYEVAEQTPLETMNLLSARLGADVLLKREDLQPVFSFKIRGAHNRIAQLTAEERARGVICASAGNHAQGVALSATRMGIRAVVVMPTTTPIIKVGAVRRLGGEVVLFGDGFDAARAHAAELAEKHGYVVVHPFDDPDVIAGQGTVGLELLRQHPGEIGAIYVPIGGGGLAAGIAAMVKFLRPDICVIGVEPEEAASMKAAIAAGHPVALDQVGLFADGVAVRQVGDETFRLCRELLDDIVTVTADEICAAIKDIFDDMRAIAEPAGALALAGLRRQVETGDAPRGALIAINSGANVNFDRLRYVAERAEIGERAEALLSVEIPERPGSYRAFIRLLGQRSITEFNYRYAHGATARIFVGIKLSRGDQEKQEIITLLENNGLGVQDLTDNEVAKLHVRHMVGGRVADLSDEAVYRFQFPERPGALLKFLEGLNDAWNITLFHYRNHGADYGRVLVGVQVPKATREDFIAHIEAIGFPYWEETENPAYRQFLDHERA; encoded by the coding sequence ATGCAAGACTATGTCCGCCGCATCCTTACCTCATCGGTCTATGAAGTGGCCGAGCAGACGCCACTGGAGACGATGAATCTCCTGTCGGCGCGGCTGGGTGCCGATGTGCTGCTGAAGCGCGAAGATCTGCAGCCGGTGTTTTCCTTCAAGATCCGTGGTGCCCACAACCGTATCGCCCAGCTCACCGCGGAAGAGCGCGCCCGGGGCGTGATCTGCGCCTCGGCGGGCAATCATGCGCAGGGCGTGGCGCTGTCGGCGACGCGCATGGGTATTCGCGCCGTGGTGGTGATGCCGACGACAACCCCGATCATCAAGGTGGGTGCGGTGCGCCGGCTGGGCGGGGAAGTGGTGCTGTTCGGCGACGGGTTCGATGCTGCCCGGGCGCATGCGGCCGAACTGGCTGAAAAGCATGGCTATGTGGTTGTGCACCCGTTCGACGACCCTGATGTGATTGCTGGCCAGGGCACGGTGGGGCTCGAATTGCTGCGCCAGCATCCGGGCGAAATCGGCGCCATCTATGTGCCGATCGGCGGCGGGGGGCTGGCAGCGGGCATTGCCGCCATGGTGAAATTCCTGCGGCCAGACATTTGCGTCATCGGCGTCGAGCCAGAAGAGGCGGCCAGCATGAAGGCGGCGATTGCGGCGGGTCATCCGGTTGCGCTCGACCAGGTGGGGCTGTTCGCCGATGGCGTGGCCGTGCGCCAGGTGGGCGACGAGACCTTCCGGCTGTGCCGCGAGCTGCTCGACGATATCGTCACGGTCACCGCCGACGAGATCTGCGCGGCGATCAAGGATATTTTCGACGACATGCGGGCCATTGCCGAACCGGCCGGCGCGCTGGCCCTGGCCGGGTTGCGCCGGCAGGTCGAGACGGGCGACGCGCCGCGCGGTGCGCTGATCGCCATCAACTCGGGCGCCAATGTCAATTTCGACCGGCTGCGCTATGTGGCCGAACGGGCCGAGATCGGCGAGCGGGCGGAAGCCCTGCTGAGCGTCGAAATCCCCGAGCGGCCGGGCAGCTATCGCGCCTTCATTCGCCTCCTTGGCCAGCGTTCGATCACCGAGTTCAACTATCGCTACGCCCATGGCGCGACGGCGCGGATTTTCGTCGGTATCAAGCTCAGCCGTGGCGACCAGGAAAAGCAGGAGATCATTACCCTGCTGGAAAACAACGGTCTGGGCGTGCAGGACCTGACCGACAATGAAGTGGCAAAGCTGCATGTCCGGCACATGGTGGGCGGACGGGTGGCCGATCTTTCCGACGAGGCGGTCTATCGCTTCCAGTTTCCGGAGCGTCCGGGCGCGCTGTTGAAGTTCCTCGAAGGGCTCAATGACGCCTGGAACATCACCCTGTTCCATTATCGCAACCACGGCGCCGATTATGGCCGCGTGCTGGTGGGCGTGCAGGTTCCCAAGGCAACGCGCGAGGATTTCATTGCCCATATCGAGGCTATCGGTTTCCCCTATTGGGAGGAAACCGAGAACCCGGCCTATCGGCAATTTCTCGATCACGAAAGGGCTTGA
- a CDS encoding ATP-binding cassette domain-containing protein: MSLLALHNINKTFGPLKALTDLSFEVGHSEVVGLLGDNGAGKSTTVNMISGIHRPNSGHISVDGVKQDFTNRRDSADAGIETIYQNTALVDCLSISRNIFLGRELTTRFGFLDLKRMREIAMQVLESAVHISGIDSPDKLVGDLSGGQKQAVAIARAVFFKRRVLLLDEPTSALSVRETEALLNQVLKLKQEGVSSVLVTHNLYHAYQVCDRFVIMSHGTKVFDVAKADTTIEELTQHVVLT, translated from the coding sequence ATGAGCCTGCTCGCTCTGCACAATATCAACAAGACCTTCGGGCCGCTCAAAGCCCTGACCGATCTGAGCTTTGAAGTGGGTCACAGCGAGGTCGTGGGCCTGCTGGGTGACAATGGCGCCGGCAAGTCGACCACGGTCAACATGATCTCGGGCATTCACCGACCCAACTCCGGCCATATCTCGGTCGATGGCGTCAAGCAGGACTTCACCAACCGTCGTGACTCTGCCGATGCGGGCATCGAGACCATCTACCAGAATACGGCCCTAGTCGATTGCCTCTCCATCTCGCGCAACATCTTCCTCGGCCGAGAACTGACGACGCGCTTCGGCTTTCTCGATCTGAAGCGCATGCGCGAAATCGCCATGCAGGTGCTCGAAAGTGCCGTGCATATTTCGGGCATCGACAGCCCCGACAAGCTGGTGGGCGATCTCTCAGGCGGCCAGAAACAGGCTGTCGCCATTGCACGCGCGGTCTTCTTCAAGCGCCGCGTTCTGCTTCTCGACGAGCCCACCTCTGCCCTCTCGGTGCGCGAGACCGAAGCCCTGCTCAACCAGGTGCTCAAGCTCAAGCAGGAGGGCGTTTCGAGCGTGCTGGTGACCCACAATCTCTACCACGCCTACCAGGTCTGCGATCGCTTCGTGATCATGAGCCATGGCACCAAGGTCTTCGACGTCGCCAAGGCTGACACGACCATCGAGGAGCTGACCCAGCACGTCGTGCTGACCTGA
- a CDS encoding D-amino acid dehydrogenase encodes MKVVVLGGGVIGVTSAYYLAKAGHEVEVIERQPGVALETSFANAGEVSPGYASPWAGPGIPQKAIKWLMMKHPPLILKPNLDPYMVRWILQMLTNCTKTAYARNKARMVRVAEYSRDVMVALRADTGIQYDERTQGTLQLFRTQKQVDGAHKDTEVLAEYGVSYEVLDRAGCVGAEPGLANSLADIAGGLRLPGDETGDCHIFTTRLAEMAAALGVTFRYGTTIDGLDIDGGAVVGVRTSAGPIKADRYVLALGSFSPILARQVGIDLPIYPVKGYSITAPILDAGAAPVSTVLDETYKIAVTRLGTRIRVGGMAELSGYTSHLPPRRRDTLAHCVNELFPGAGDTVSASYWTGLRPMTPDGTPIIGASKLGNLFINSGHGTLGWTMACGSARIMADLVGGAQPDIDISDLGPSRY; translated from the coding sequence TTGAAGGTCGTTGTTCTGGGCGGCGGCGTGATCGGGGTCACGTCGGCTTATTATCTGGCCAAGGCTGGCCATGAGGTTGAAGTCATCGAGCGCCAGCCGGGCGTGGCGCTCGAAACCAGTTTCGCCAATGCCGGCGAGGTCTCACCCGGCTATGCCTCGCCCTGGGCCGGTCCCGGCATTCCGCAAAAGGCGATCAAATGGCTGATGATGAAACATCCGCCGCTGATCCTGAAGCCCAATCTCGATCCCTATATGGTCCGCTGGATCCTCCAGATGCTGACCAATTGCACCAAAACCGCTTATGCCCGCAACAAGGCCCGCATGGTCCGCGTTGCCGAATATAGCCGCGACGTCATGGTCGCTTTGCGCGCCGATACCGGCATTCAATACGACGAGCGGACGCAGGGCACTTTGCAGCTGTTCCGCACCCAGAAACAGGTCGATGGCGCGCACAAGGACACCGAGGTCCTAGCCGAATATGGTGTCAGTTACGAGGTGCTCGACCGCGCCGGCTGTGTCGGCGCCGAGCCAGGCCTCGCCAATTCGCTGGCCGATATCGCCGGTGGCCTGCGCCTGCCCGGCGACGAGACCGGCGATTGCCACATTTTCACCACGCGCCTTGCCGAAATGGCGGCTGCGCTGGGCGTCACCTTCCGTTATGGCACCACGATTGACGGTCTCGATATCGACGGCGGGGCCGTTGTGGGCGTCCGCACCAGCGCAGGACCAATCAAGGCCGATCGATACGTACTGGCGCTGGGCAGCTTTTCGCCCATACTCGCCCGGCAGGTCGGGATCGATCTGCCCATCTATCCGGTCAAGGGCTACTCCATCACCGCCCCGATCCTGGACGCTGGTGCAGCGCCGGTCTCGACCGTGCTCGACGAGACCTACAAGATCGCCGTGACCCGCCTGGGCACCCGCATCCGCGTCGGCGGCATGGCCGAGCTATCGGGCTATACCAGCCATCTCCCGCCGCGCCGCCGCGACACGCTGGCCCATTGCGTCAACGAGCTTTTCCCCGGTGCGGGCGACACGGTTAGCGCCAGCTACTGGACCGGTCTCCGTCCGATGACACCCGACGGAACGCCGATCATCGGCGCTTCGAAACTGGGCAACCTCTTCATCAATTCCGGCCACGGCACGCTCGGCTGGACCATGGCCTGCGGCTCCGCCCGCATCATGGCCGACCTGGTCGGGGGTGCCCAGCCAGATATCGATATCTCCGACCTTGGGCCTTCTCGCTACTAA